In the Rhinoderma darwinii isolate aRhiDar2 chromosome 13, aRhiDar2.hap1, whole genome shotgun sequence genome, one interval contains:
- the LOC142666726 gene encoding S-modulin: protein MGNSKSGALSKEILDDLQLNTKFSQDELCTWYQSFLKECPSGRISKQQFENIYAKFFPDADPKAYAHHVFRSFDANSDGTLDFKEYMIALHMTSSGKTNQKLEWAFSLYDVDGNGTISKTEVHDIIMAIFRMINDEDQKHLPDDENTPDKRTNKIWDFFGKKDNDKLSEGEFIQGIMNNKEILRLIQFEPQKVKEKLKEKKQ, encoded by the exons ATGGGCAATAGCAAAAGTGGTGCTCTATCTAAGGAGATTCTGGACGATCTTCAGTTAAACACTAAATTTTCCCAGGACGAATTGTGTACTTGGTATCAGTCCTTCTTGAAGGAGTGTCCGAGTGGAAGAATCTCCAAGCAGCAATTCGAAAACATCTACGCAAAATTTTTTCCGGATGCTGATCCAAAAGCTTATGCCCACCACGTCTTCAGAAGCTTTGATGCCAACAGTGATGGGACATTGGACTTTAAGGAATACATGATTGCTCTTCATATGACCTCATCTGGTAAAACAAATCAAAAATTAGAGTGGGCTTTTTCCTTATATGATGTGGACGGAAATGGGACCATCAGTAAAACTGAAGTTCATGACATTATCATG gcaaTATTCAGAATGATAAATGATGAAGATCAAAAACATCTTCCAGATGATGAAAACACTCCAGATAAGAGAACCAATAAAATATGGGACTTCTTTGGCAAGAAAGACAATG ATAAACTCTCAGAAGGTGAATTTATTCAGGGTATCATGAATAATAAAGAAATCCTTCGTTTGATCCAGTTCGAACCTCAAAAAGTTAAGGAAAAACTAAAAGAAAAGAAACAGTAA